One Colius striatus isolate bColStr4 chromosome 7, bColStr4.1.hap1, whole genome shotgun sequence DNA segment encodes these proteins:
- the ACAN gene encoding aggrecan core protein isoform X1 has translation MTTLLLVFVCLRVVTAAVSVELSDSHDGLEVKIPEQSPLRVILGSSLNIPCYFNIPEEQDTSTLLTPRIKWSKLSNGTEVVLLVATGGKVRLNTEYREVISLPNYPAIPTDATLEIKALRSNHTGIYRCEVMYGIEDRQDTIEVLVKGIVFHYRAISTRYTLNFEKAKQACIQNSAVIATPEQLQAAYEDGYEQCDAGWLADQTVRYPIHWPRERCYGDKDEFPGVRTYGVREPDETYDVYCYAEQMQGKVFYATAPEKFTFQEAFDKCRSLGARLATTGELYLAWKDGMDMCSAGWLADRSVRYPISRARPNCGGNLVGVRTVYLYVNQTGYPHPHSRYDAICYSGDDVETLVPGQFVDERESELGSAFTVQTVTQTEVELPLPRNATEEEARGSIATLEPIEITPTATELYEGFTVLPDFFATGVTVETAATEEENVTRRDVTGVWAVPEEVTTIALGTAMTTETAEVSSVEEVVGVTATPGLETASVFTVEDQLVRVTAAPGVGLLPEQPISPTGVVFHYRSATSRYAFSFVQAQQACLENNAVIATPEQLQAAYEAGFDQCDAGWLRDQTVRYPIVNPRSNCVGDKENSPGVRSYGMRPASETYDVYCYIDRLKGEVFFATQPEQFTFAEAQQYCESQNATLASVGQLHAAWKQGLDRCYAGWLADGSLRYPIVSPRAACGGDAPGVRTVYQHHNQTGFPDPLTRHHAFCFRALPPAEEEGVTSFFEEDVLATQVIPGVEGVPSGEEVTVEPEFATHPENQTAWGTEVFPTDVSLLPVSPSAFPPATVTPEETSTDASISEVSGEVMESGEHQVSGESSASGWVSGVPDTSREPATGVFELSGEHSGIGESGLPSVDLHTSGFLPGESGLPSGDLSGVPSGIVDISGLPSAEEDVPVSTSRIPEIHGMPSGVDSSGLPSGFSGEVSGTELVSDVSSGEESGLTSGFPTISLVDTTLVEVVTTAPERREEGKGSIGVSGEGDLSGYPDSGAELSGEHSGGAELSGETSGVPGLSGEPSGVPELSGEPPRGSELSGMPSGLDVSGEPSGTHEVSGLVDLSGLPSGTDGSGGTLGITFVDASLEEVTTTPSVTGAEAKEVLEISGLPSGGEDASGMVSGSLDISGEPSGHVDFSGSVSGGLEMSGQTSGMIDSSGEVSGVDASSGLQSGEESGLTSGFPTVSLVDTTLVEVVTQTSVAQEVGEGPSGMVEISTFLSGDRGLSGEGSGTMEISGLPSGTGDFSGEPSGIPYVSGDISGATDLSGQSSAVTDFSGGSSGFPEVTLVTSDLAEVVTRPTVSQELGGETAVTFPYSYGTSGEASASGETSGETSALPESHIEISSAYEISGEASAFPETSVESSTIQEISGETSAFPETSVESSTIHEISGETSAFPEFSIETSTVQEISGETSAFPEFGIETSTSQEARGETSGYPEIVIETSTVQEVSGEESGTETSTIQDISGETSAFPEIRIETFTSQEARGETSGYPEITIGTSTVHETSGETSAFPEISIETSTVHETSGETSAFPEISIETSTVREISGESSAFPEIRIETSTNQEARGETSAFPEISIETSTVHEISGETSAFPEIRIETSTVHEISGESSAFPEIRIETSTSQEARGETSAFPEISIETSTVHEISGETSAFPEISVETPTSQEARGETSVYPEISIETSTVQEISGESSAFPEIRIETSTSQEARGETSGFPETSIETSTAHETSGEESAWPGANLTTAATFLTSGESSGAPEEKEIPDTTSGHVTHSVAGISGETSVSDVVVSAGTPDVEPTQRPRTSEDSQLEIEPSPPVVSGQETERAVALDNPRLPATATAEVSQEAIDTLGPTTEDTDECHSSPCLNGATCVDGIDSFKCLCLPSYGGDLCEIDLQNCEEGWTKFQGHCYRHFEDRETWMDAETRCRQHQAHLSSIITPEEQEFVNSHAQDYQWIGLSDRAVENDFRWSDGHSLQFENWRPNQPDNFFAAGEDCIVMIWHEKGEWNDVPCNYHLPFTCKKGTVACGDPPVVENARTFGQKKNRYEINSMVRYQCNQGYIQRHVPTIRCQPNGQWEEPRISCINPSNYQRRLYKRSPRSRSRPSGRAVPRPTH, from the exons CATCCTGGGAAGCTCCCTGAACATCCCCTGTTACTTCAACATCCCAGAGGAACAGGACACCAGTACTTTGCTGACCCCACGGATCAAATGGAGCAAACTCTCCAACGGCACTGAAGTCGTCTTGTTGGTGGCCACCGGTGGGAAAGTCCGACTCAACACCGAGTACAGGGAGGTGATCTCCTTGCCCAATTACCCTGCCATCCCCACCGATGCCACTTTGGAAATCAAGGCCCTGAGATCCAACCACACTGGGATTTATCGCTGTGAAGTGATGTACGGGATCGAGGACAGACAAGACACAATAGAGGTCCTAGTGAAAG GCATCGTATTCCACTACAGAGCAATCTCCACAAGGTACACCTTGAACTTTGAGAAAGCAAAGCAGGCCTGTATCCAGAACAGTGCCGTCATTGCTACCCCCGAGCAGCTGCAAGCTGCCTACGAGGATGGGTACGAGCAGTGTGATGCTGGCTGGCTGGCGGATCAGACTGTCAG gtACCCCATCCACTGGCCTCGGGAGCGCTGCTATGGTGACAAGGATGAGTTTCCAGGAGTGAGAACCTATGGTGTCCGCGAGCCAGATGAAACCTATGATGTTTACTGCTATGCAGAGCAAATGCAAG GTAAAGTCTTCTACGCCACCGCCCCTGAGAAGTTCACCTTCCAAGAAGCTTTCGACAAATGCCGCAGTTTGGGGGCCCGTCTGGCCACCACGGGGGAGCTGTACCTGGCCTGGAAGGACGGCATGGACATGTGCAGCGCAGGCTGGCTGGCCGACCGCAGCGTCCGCTACCCCATTTCCAGAGCACGGCCCAACTGCGGGGGCAACCTGGTGGGCGTGAGGACCGTGTACCTGTACGTCAACCAGACCGGGTACCCTCACCCCCACTCTCGCTACGATGCCATCTGCTACAGTG GGGATGACGTTGAGACACTGGTCCCAGGGCAGTTCGTCGATGAGAGGGAAAGCGAGCTGGGCAGCGCATTCACTGTCCAGACCGTCACACAGACCGAGgtggagctgcctctgccacGCAATGCCACGGAGGAGGAAGCCCGCGGCAGCATCGCCACCCTGGAGCCCATCGAGATCACACCCACCGCCACCGAGCTGTACGAGGGCTTCACCGTCCTGCCCGACTTCTTCGCCACTGGTGTCACGGTGGAGACAGCTGCCACAGAGGAGGAGAATGTGACCAGAAGGGATGTCACAGGGGTGTGGGCTGTACCTGAAGAGGTCACCACCATAGCCTTAGGCACTGCCATGACCACCGAAACGGCAGAGGTGAGCTCGGTGGAAGAGGTCGTGGGGGTGACAGCCACCCCAGGACTAGAGACTGCCTCAGTGTTCACAGTGGAAGATCAGCTCGTGCGAGTGACAGCAGCCCCTGGTGTCGGtctcctccctgagcagcccatcTCCCCCACGG GTGTGGTGTTTCACTACCGTTCTGCCACCAGCAGATACGCCTTCTCCTTTGTCCAAGCCCAGCAGGCCTGCCTGGAGAACAATGCCGTCATTGCCaccccagagcagctccaggctgccTACGAGGCTGGCTTTGACCAGTGCGATGCTGGCTGGCTGCGGGACCAGACAGTCAG GTATCCCATTGTGAATCCCCGAAGTAACTGTGTAGGAGACAAAGAGAACTCTCCAGGCGTGCGGTCGTATGGCATGCGCCCGGCCTCAGAGACATACGATGTGTACTGCTACATCGACAGGCTCAAGG GAGAGGTGTTCTTTGCAACCCAGCCAGAGCAGTTCACCTTCGCGGAAGCTCAGCAGTACTGTGAGAGCCAAAACGCCACGCTGGCCTCTGTTGGCCAGCTCCACGCTGCCTGGAAGCAGGGCCTGGACAGGTGCTACGCTGGCTGGTTAGCGGACGGCAGCCTCCGCTACCCCATCGTGAGTCCCCGGGCTGCCTGCGGCGGGGATGCGCCCGGCGTCAGAACCGTCTACCAGCACCACAACCAGACGGGCTTCCCCGACCCTCTGACCCGCCATCACGCCTTCTGCTTCAGAG CTCTGCCacctgcagaggaggagggtgTCACCTCATTCTTTGAAGAAGATGTACTGGCAACTCAAGTGATCCCTGGAGTAGAGGGGGTACCCTCCGGGGAGGAGGTGACTGTGGAGCCAGAGTTTGCCACTCATCCTGAGAATCAGACAGCCTGGGGGACAGAGGTCTTTCCAACCGATGTATCTCTGCTCCCAG TGAGTCCatctgcttttcctccagctACCGTAACACCAGAGGAGACAAGTACTGACGCTTCCATCAGTGAAGTCTCAGGGGAGGTGATGGAATCAGGAGAACATCAAGTCAGTGGTGAATCGTCAGCGTCCGGATGGGTATCTGGAGTCCCAGATACCAGCAGAGAACCGGCTACTGGAGTTTTTGAACTTAGTGGAGAACACTCAGGAATTGGAGAAAGTGGATTACCATCAGTAGACCTGCATACCAGTGGCTTTCTGCCCGGAGAAAGTGGGCTGCCCTCAGGGGACCTGAGTGGTGTGCCTTCTGGCATTGTTGACATCAGTGGCTTACCTTCTGCAGAGGAAGATGTTCCTGTGTCTACTTCAAGGATTCCAGAAATCCATGGGATGCCATCTGGAGTGGACAGCAGTGGGCTGCCTTCTGGGTTTAGTGGAGAAGTCTCTGGCACCGAGCTAGTGAGCGATGTCTCATCTGGAGAGGAAAGTGGACTCACCTCTGGTTTTCCTACCATCTCTCTTGTGGATACCACGTTGGTGGAAGTTGTAACAACAGCACCAGAACGgcgagaggaaggaaaaggatcCATTGGAGTCAGCGGTGAAGGAGACCTGTCAGGGTACCCAGACTCAGGAGCTGAGCTCAGTGGGGAGCACTCTGGAggggctgagctcagtggggAGACCTCTGGGGTGCCTGGGCTCAGTGGGGAGCCTTCTGGGGTACCCGAGCTCAGCGGGGAGCCCCCCAGAGGGTCTGAGCTCAGCGGGATGCCCTCAGGACTGGATGTCAGTGGAGAACCATCTGGAACCCATGAGGTCAGTGGCCTGGTAGACCTAAGTGGCCTTCCTTCTGGTACTGACGGAAGCGGTGGGACCTTGGGCATCACCTTTGTAGATGCCAGTTTGGAGGAAGTGACAACAACCCCCTCGGTTACAGGAGCAGAAGCAAAAGAGGTTTTGGAAATCAGTGGGCTGCCTTCAGGAGGTGAAGATGCATCAGGCATGGTGTCTGGGAGTTTAGACATCAGTGGTGAGCCTTCTGGGCACGTCGACTTCAGTGGGAGCGTTTCTGGAGGGCTCGAGATGAGCGGACAGACAAGTGGAATGATTGACAGCAGTGGGGAAGTCTCTGGAGTTGATGCAAGCAGTGGCCTACAGTCTGGAGAGGAAAGTGGACTCACCTCTGGCTTTCCCACAGTCTCTCTTGTGGATACCACTTTGGTGGAAGTTGTAACACAGACCTCAGTTGCTCAAGAGGTGGGAGAAGGGCCATCTGGGATGGTGGAAATCAGTACATTTCTTTCTGGAGACAGAGGACTATCTGGAGAGGGGTCTGGAACCATGGAGATTAGTGGGCTTCCTTCAGGGACAGGTGACTTCAGTGGAGAGCCGTCTGGGATCCCATATGTCAGTGGAGACATTTCTGGAGCCACAGATCTAAGTGGACAATCTTCAGCAGTGACTGACTTTAGTGGGGGGTCCTCAGGATTTCCAGAAGTCACTTTAGTCACTTCTGACTTAGCAGAAGTTGTGACAAGACCAACAGTATCACAGGAACTGGGTGGGGAAACAGCTGTCACATTTCCCTACAGTTATGGGACAAGTGGTGAAGCCTCTGCATCTGGTGAAACAAGTGGGGAAACATCTGCGCTCCCAGAAAGTCACATAGAAATATCATCAGCTTATGAGATCAGTGGGGAAGCTTCTGCATTTCCTGAAACTAGTGTAGAATCATCCACGATTCAAGAAATCAGTGGGGAAACGTCTGCATTTCCTGAAACTAGTGTAGAATCATCCACGATTCATGAAATCAGTGGGGAAACCTCTGCATTTCCTGAATTTAGCATAGAAACATCAACAGTTCAAGAAATCAGTGGGGAAACATCTGCATTTCCTGAATTTGGCATAGAAACTTCCACGAGTCAAGAAGCCAGGGGTGAAACATCTGGCTATCCTGAAATTGTCATAGAAACATCCACAGTTCAAGAAGTAAGTGGGGAAGAAAGTGGCACAGAAACATCCACAATACAAGACATCAGTGGGGAAACATCTGCCTTTCCTGAAATTAGAATAGAAACATTCACAAGCCAAGAGGCAAGGGGTGAAACATCTGGCTATCCCGAAATTACCATAGGGACGTCCACAGTCCATGAAACTAGTGGAGAAACGTCTGCCTTCCCTGAGATTAGCATAGAAACTTCAACGGTCCACGAGACCAGTGGGGAAACGTCTGCCTTCCCTGAGATTAGCATAGAAACATCCACAGTCCGTGAAATCAGCGGAGAAAGTTCTGCCTTTCCTGAAATTAGAATAGAGACGTCCACAAATCAAGAAGCCAGGGGTGAAACATCTGCATTTCCTGAGATCAGCATAGAAACTTCAACGGTCCACGAGATCAGTGGGGAAACGTCTGCCTTCCCTGAGATTAGAATAGAAACTTCAACGGTCCACGAAATCAGTGGGGAAAGTTCTGCCTTTCCTGAAATTAGAATAGAGACGTCCACAAGTCAAGAAGCCAGGGGTGAAACGTCTGCATTTCCTGAGATCAGCATAGAAACTTCAACGGTCCACGAGATCAGTGGGGAAACGTCTGCCTTCCCTGAGATCAGTGTGGAAACACCGACAAGTCAAGAAGCCAGGGGGGAAACATCCGTCTACCCTGAAATCAGCATAGAAACATCCACAGTTCAAGAAATCAGTGGGGAAAGTTCTGCCTTTCCTGAAATTAGAATAGAAACATCCACAAGTCAAGAAGCCAGAGGTGAAACATCTGGATTTCCTGAGACCAGCATAGAAACATCCACAGCCCACGAAACCAGTGGAGAAGAGTCTGCATGGCCTGGTGCCAACCTCACAACAGCTGCCACATTTTTAACCAGTGGGGAGTCTTCTGGTGCTCCCGAGGAGAAGGAAATTCCTGACACAACATCTGGACATGTGACACACTCCGTGGCAGGCATTTCAGGGGAAACCTCTGTCTCAGATGTTGTAGTTAGTGCCGGTACTCCAGATGTTGAACCAACACAGAGACCCAGGACCTCTGAAGACTCTCAGCTTGAAATAGAGCCCTCCCCTCCCGTGGTGTCAGGACAAGAGACAGAGAGAGCTGTTGCTCTAGATAATCCTCGTCTGCCAGCCACCGCTACTGCTGAAGTCTCACAAGAAGCAATAGACACATTAGGACCCACTACAGAAG ACACTGATGAGTGCCACTCAAGCCCCTGTCTGAATGGAGCTACCTGCGTTGATGGCATCGACTCTTTCAAATGCTTATGCCTTCCCAGCTACGGAGGGGACCTGTGTGAGATCG ACCTGCAAAACTGTGAGGAAGGCTGGACCAAGTTCCAGGGCCACTGCTACAGGCACTTTGAAGACAGGGAGACTTGGATGGATGCGGAAACCAGATGCCGACAACACCAAGCCCACCTGAGCAGTATCATTACCCCAGAGGAGCAAGAATTTGTGAACA GCCACGCACAGGACTACCAGTGGATCGGCCTCAGTGACCGAGCAGTGGAGAACGACTTTCGGTGGTCCGACGGGCACTCCCTG CAATTTGAGAACTGGCGGCCCAACCAACCCGACAACTTCTTTGCGGCGGGTGAGGACTGCATTGTGATGATCTGGCATGAGAAAGGCGAATGGAACGACGTTCCCTGCAACTATCACCTCCCTTTCACCTGCAAGAAAGGAACAG TGGCCTGTGGGGACCCCCCCGTGGTGGAGAACGCCAGGACCTTCGGTCAGAAGAAGAATCGCTATGAAATCAACTCCATGGTGCGGTACCAGTGCAACCAAGGCTACATCCAGCGCCACGTGCCCACGATTCGGTGCCAGCCCAACGGGCAGTGGGAGGAGCCGCGGATATCCTGCATAAACC cctCCAACTACCAGCGCAGGCTATACAAGAGGAGCCCGAGGAGCCGGTCGAGACCCAGcggcagagctgtgcccagaCCCACCCATTAG